In Trifolium pratense cultivar HEN17-A07 linkage group LG7, ARS_RC_1.1, whole genome shotgun sequence, a genomic segment contains:
- the LOC123896480 gene encoding uncharacterized protein LOC123896480, with translation MPGWFRSNTSCVVGNGTDISLWNAKWCGDIPFGDLFPKLYAKELQQQSKVADRLLSGREGVFWRWEWSDALTLPEEQELSSLKELLMTVSLNPFSADRWRWIVGQEGLFSVKSCYDFLAQNGSTEIINSRLLEVIQMMWNNNVPSKVSVFGWRMLLEKLPTRDALASKGIITNPHELTCVFCFRFVENCPHLFFSCNFTRMVWNAIFKWMGCDIIVGDEGLNHFFTFGDFLKSNNCGRFRHLIWLTTTWCLWKLRNNIIFRGEVAGVSKLFDNITAISWIWFSGRAGRKAIFSFSDWCSNPIACLQSI, from the coding sequence ATGCCTGGTTGGTTTCGCTCAAATACTAGTTGTGTGGTAGGTAATGGTACTGACATCAGTTTATGGAATGCAAAGTGGTGTGGAGATATTCCGTTTGGAGATTTATTTCCTAAACTTTATGCAAAAGAATTGCAGCAGCAATCTAAGGTTGCAGATAGGCTGCTCAGTGGTAGGGAGGGAGTGTTTTGGAGATGGGAATGGAGTGATGCCTTGACACTGCCAGAAGAACAAGAATTGTCTTCGTTAAAGGAGCTGCTTATGACTGTTTCTCTTAATCCTTTTAGTGCTGACAGATGGCGTTGGATTGTTGGTCAAGAGGGGTTATTTTCGGTCAAGTCTTGTTATGATTTTCTTGCACAAAATGGGTCGACCGAAATAATCAATTCAAGGCTGCTGGAGGTAATTCAAATGATGTGGAATAATAATGTACCCTCAAAAGTGAGTGTCTTTGGATGGAGAATGTTATTGGAGAAATTACCAACACGGGATGCTTTAGCTTCTAAAGGTATTATTACAAATCCTCATGAACTTACTTGCGTGTTCTGTTTTCGGTTTGTAGAGAATTGCCCTCATCTTTTTTTTAGTTGCAATTTCACTCGAATGGTGTGGAATGCAATTTTCAAATGGATGGGGTGTGACATTATTGTTGGGGATGAAGGGCTGAATCATTTCTTTACATTCGGTGACTTTCTCAAATCAAACAATTGTGGGCGATTTCGACATTTGATTTGGTTGACTACTACTTGGTGCTTATGGAAATTAAGGAACAATATTATATTTCGAGGGGAGGTGGCGGGTGTTTCAAAGTTGTTTGATAATATTACGGCGATATCATGGATATGGTTCAGTGGAAGAGCAGGGCGCAAGGCCATCTTTTCTTTTTCGGATTGGTGTTCTAATCCTATTGCATGTTTACAAAGTATATAA